aatagatgatactggaaatctgtggaggtgcgactgcaccctgcgtgacgggaaatgtctcgTCCACCGCGTGGGGCCGGGGTGGCCATTGTTTACTCATGGAAGTGACGGCGATCCACCTCTCCTGTGATGTCTGCTGTCCAAGAAGAGGTCTTCCTTATCCCCCTTCAAAGGGCGGAAACCCATCTTTACCCGAATGCGTGGCAGGTGCCGGTGGGTCTCCACGTTCCTCAACATTATCATGGTTTTCAGGCGATAAGACTGCTGGGCGTCTCTCCACCCGTTGCCATGGTTTcgcgcaccccctccccccatgcagtCCGTTAGTCCACACACTTGGGTGTGCACGCACCAGGGTCACGGGGTGGATAGTGTGGTTTGGATGTCATTACTGCGTGTAGGTCCCACCTCTCGATATTCGCATGCCGCGTTTTTCTATTTCTACCTTACCTTAGCAGTGGCCTATGTATTGTTTTAATGTCATTTTTTCGTTAAACTATAATAAGCTCCTCGGTAGAGTTCTTGAATGTTTGCAACACGATTTCTTGATGGTATTAGTTATGATGATGAGGGTTTAGTCTAGTGTGACATGTATTAGAGTTGAGGGAAGGAGGTGCTCCAGAGAAACCTGGGAGACTGGTGCACGAGACTTGTTTGTTAACACAAAACTGTTTTCTAAAAAATTATCTTTAATTTTTCTAAGTGAAGAGTTCACTGAATATTTCAGCTGGGAATTGTGCGTCTGATGAAAGCCACAAGCAACAAAGTAACAAGCCTCTGTATTTTAAATTGGTATCTTATAAATTTCTTAAAAGAAAACTGGACAAAAATTCCCAGGAGGAGGATTTCCCCTTTCTGGTTGATGTAACAGTTGTTGAGGTGACTTGAGTAGAGACTTGGGATAGCACCTGACTTGCGAGGCTTTCACAGGGAGGTGAGGTAAGGCTACACAAACCTCACCTCTAGTAGTTTCTAGAGTTGGAAGGCTATCCTTTGTTACCAGATTCAAATCCATTAACTCAATGGAAAATTGGGGATAGACGGGCTCGTTACGAGAGGGGGgaggattacgggctattcatgcccgtgccacctcttggctggcttaatctttatcaatcaatcaatcaagggaGGAGAGTGAGTTGTGCTGTGTGTGTTAGTCCAGACAGGCGTCTTGGGTGTAGTGTTGGGCATCACAGGGGGAGGGAGACTAACGATCCAGTGTCTACAAGGAAGCTTCATCACTACTGTATCTTGAGTGAGTACTGGTCCCTTATGTTCTAACATCATAAGTGTTAATAATTCTATTGCCTTGATTGGGAAGATAGATTAGGATTTTTATATTGAACTTAAATAATTACTAAATTGTCCATCTGGTGTATCCATTCGTTCCTGTTATTCATAGAGAGTTGCCAGTGAATAGGGGAAGTTGACCGTAGtctcaccccatccccccccccccttaactcgCTAACTGTGATAACCTTAACTCGCTCCTTCTACTCTCCAGTGACCGGTATCCTTCGTCGCCGGTCATTGTTAAGTACATAGGTTCAGCAAATACGAAGGTGGTGGCGGCATTAAGTAGTTTTAAGTAACTTGAAGTTGAAGTCGTAATTAGTAACAACTCGCTTGATGGGATTTGGTGCTCGCACGTCGACACCGTTGCTTCAGTATTGACAGCATTGCTCGATCAAGATTTGTCCGCTGGGAGAtaagtagggagggagggagagttgaccagacaacacactagaaggtgaagggacgctgAGTATCTCTTCTAGTGTACAAtaatgtggtggtgctggtacagtTAACATAGACGGATTGTATTAATAGCGGCGATGTTAGTGAAGGGCGACAGCATTGGTACTGGCGTCGTCGACCTTCCATGACCCGTCTCCTCTTCCCCTCCTGTTGACAGTGAGTGGGTtagacaggagggggggggggaggaggcgtaCCTGCATGATAGTTTTGCCATAGTGATGCTTCACAACGGTGTTACCCCAATATTGCCACGCTGATTTCTAGGTACTAACTGTTATTGGTAGATAACATGTGTTAGTGGATATTGGAGAGGTTCAAGAGTGGCAGGAGCGCACGTCCTCAGTGTGCGCCTGGAAGGAGTGTGTTCCGGGTGTGTCGACTGTGGCTTCTCAAGTCCTGGTTAGTGACACAACAGTTTGATGGTACAGTCAAGTTTTCTTTTCTCATACTTTACCTTAATCTATCCTCTATTAATGTAGGCTAATAGTTATGGAGGCAGCACAGTGTGATGTGAACTATTACAAAGATTTCCTGGTGTCACTTTTTTGGTCTATTTCCACTCGTTCGGTTGGCAAGTGTTGCTTGGGGCCTCGCTGCCACACTTTACGTTGATTAGTTTTGATGTTTGAATTGGCTCCCATTGTATCTAGCCTACGCATGCACTAACAGGATCATAAATTCCGTGTGCAAAGTTTCCTAGTCAGAGATTCAGAAGTGGATTGTACCCATATTTCCAGAGACAGATTAAATATATAGCGCGTGCTTGTGTGTACGTGCGCGCACTCGGCTAGTTGTGTTTAAAGTAGCAAGCAATAGCTCCAAAGCCCTGCCTTTTCATATATAAGACGATTAATGCAAaaacatccatccatccctccctccctcccttgctaCAAGTATTTCCGTTTGAAGTTTGCTTATTAACTTTTCCTCTGCGATCTCCTCTTGTAGTCCGTTCCATCAACTAGCGACCCTTACGCTGAAGGGCAAGATCTGACATCTCTCCAGCAGGCTGAATGTTGACCAACACAGAGTTGACCGCCTCCCAACGAAACTTGTAGTTCAGCAGAATGTGGTGGCAAGACGAGACTGCTTGTGTTGTGTGACAACCCCCCGTCTCGCATGGCCTTCTGCCGCCTCCTGTGACTCGAGCCTTGCTCACAGTTTGGGATTCCCGGTTCGATTACtgagcgggacagaaatggttgggcatgtttaatttcacctaatgcctctgtgttACACTCACTCATCAcctagcccgtcctccaaacaaaaaaACCCAAGTCCATTCCATACATCCGCGAAAccccatgtttatgaatgaaaaaaaggTTAACACATGATTCTCAATTGataacgttcgaacacttccggaacaaatgcttcacagacgaattttgtttgaatcacatcgctgtaaatgcttcacccgcatacaacaaataatcgccaacagaacctaaacagtgcctaaatatatacaatatggtaatataaaatattattacataaaataacTATTTTATATTatcataaaataatataaaacaatattattttgagaattcctgttttgaatgaacagcatgttgaaATTTATCACTCACTCACTTTTGCCCCTCTCATACTATTTTCTTTTTCATTATATAACTAAGGCTAGGGTCCATAAGGGCTGTCAATtaacatacctagtgaaactgcaagcaagagctgttattctACCTCAGCTCGTCTGAAGCCTGGTCCTTGAGAcgtttatttcatgagaatgtatAATACAGTACCTTGAAACTATCATAGTTCCCtatcatataaggaaactggggaAACTGCAggcaagagctgtaatcctatCTCAGCTCAGTTCAAACTTGCTCCTAgagacccatttatttcatgagcctattATATGCATCATTAGGAATAAGCTTTATTAACAACATAAGGTTTTTCTAATAATTTGCTAATGAGTTTTCTTGGTACGTCTCTTATGTAATAGTCGATTATTATTTTAGCCCATTGTTCCTCCAACCTTCTGGATATAAGTCTTTCCCACTGCTACTTGTATATATCTGCTATGTAGGCACGATGCTTAGTTTCTCCTTTAAGTTAcaatcccccttccctccctcccccccctcccccatccattTCCTGAAGGCTTGTGTGACATTCACAAGCCATGCCAGGATAAATACAGTTCTCTCCTTAAACATTTAAATTCCTTTCCCATTCCTTTCCCTTGTCCCATCTcatcctgatcctttccaagtgattatatatatatatatatatatatataatatatatataatatatatgtatgtatatatatatatatatatatatatatatatattatatattatatattatatataatatatatatatatatatatatatatatatatatattatatatatattatatatatatatatataatataaatcttaatggcttggcactttcctttgataattccctccctcccctccctcccttccttccttgttAAACACATGAAATTATTTGAGTACTGTACCTTCATTACAGCATACTACAGTATATAAGCAGTCCAACACAGTTTGATTCTTATACAGTATGTATCGCCTAACTTttgtttttttcctgttgggtCACAATAATTGCATTTGTAAATACAAATGTGGTCTCTTTGTTTACTGCTTCATTTTTAAATGTTAACATTCACTAAGAAAATTTATAAACCTAGTCTATTGAAAGTTTTTTTTATTCTTGCTACTCCAGTTGGCTTATGTTAGCAACTCTGTGTTTTTTCAGGTATATTTACTCATCCTCAAGTGGATACACAGCTGAAAAATGAATCACGCTCACCATATGGACCACTCTGGCATGGACCACTCTGGTATGGACCACTCTGGCATGGACCACTCTGGCATGGACCACTCGGGGCATGACATGGGTTTAACAGTGATCAACACAACAGCTAAAGCAGTTGTGGACGctgttgtatctgggatcaacatGGCTCCTAGCTCAGGTCTGTAGACAGCCTTTAGTGTTTTTATTCAGTGAAATTGGTCATGGAATATATTGATGGAAACCTGCAAATAATTACTGTACTTGTGGTGGTAATAAATGCTGCCACTCATGTTGGATAAGCAATACTATTCCTGTACGATAGTAATAAGACCACCACAAGATAGCACAGCTAGGATGatccacaataacgtgactgaagatatgatAACCAAATGACACCCACCAGAAGGTGAAGAAACGACAACGGttaggtctgtcctggaccattatttagTCGTAGGTGATGGATCACGTacgacttgatagtggtccaggacggactgaaatgtcatttcttcatcttctggtgtgtggtttggtcatcatagcaGAGCGATATTTGGATGCAATATTTTATTAAAGTTCGTATACCATGCAAAAGCTAAAGatcttttgaaaaaaaaaaaaactcctcgATTCATATTGGCTTTCCCAGTAACAACCTTGTATTTCATATTGGCAATGGTGCTGTCACTGTGCAGAGCattatttatctatcatttattaaaaaaattggttCTTATGTACTATATATGTTAATATATACTGTTGTTTCAACAGTTCATGTTGGCCACAGCAGTCATATGGTGCATATGATGATGAATGATACAGATGACATGGGGGGTATGGGAATGCAAGTAAGTTACTTTGAGAATTCACTTATGTCATTCTGAAACTTTAAACCCATTAAAATGTCGCTATATTCTGGTCTACCCACTAAGTACTTTTCCTGAACTTAGGCACTGACTATAACTGGTTAGCTTGACTATCGGTAGGTACCCGTGATACAGTACTTTAATTTTTCTTTTAAAAAGTAGTCTTTACAGTGTCGTCATTGCCCCTGTGGGTCAAAAAGCATTTGAGGATCAATTATCAACCCATTACTGAGGTAACCTGCTTTTTAAACAGAACTTTAAAATGTACTGTACTTAATAAGTGCATCCCTTAGCTATCCCTATCTGCCACcatccagccacttgggctggatggtagaaaggcagtcttgcttcatgcaggtcggtgttcaatccccgacagtctacgtggttgggcaccattccttctcccttcCCATCCAAACTCCTAATCCTAGtcccttcaaagtgctatatagttgtaatggcttggcactttctcctgataattcccttatcTTCCCATGTTGGCCAGTCTGTTCTTTGTTCAGACAATGAGGCTTCATCACTCAGCCTAGTGATCGAGGTTTTCCGTACCCACGGTGCCCTGTGACTAAAGTATTTGGCCTTTCCTTGGACCTTTGGTTCTTTTAAGAGTTATACCTAATGATCCATGCACTGTATGCTGTTCACATTTTGTTACTCATAACATAATCTGCCTGAGCATGTGTTTGTAATTTTTACTGCTTTGCCTAACTTAGCATCACCAGAAAAATGATCAGGTGGATTAGAGAACCTACAAGTAAGAGGTGCTACTTCCAATGCTTCTACGTCAATCACTTGTTATCTCACATGCAATACTGCTCAGTATTCCTTCTCCTGAAAGGCAGGAGAAATACctgaaatagaaggaatactGTACGTAGAACATGTACTGCACACTTAAAGTAAAATGCATGAAGTACTAGGAAAGTCTCAAAGCAGTTGGAATGTGCTCTTGGTGAAGGTACCGATTAAAATGTTGCATAACATTCATGTGGAAGATATTCCAAAATGTGAACAATAAAATAACCTACTGGGGTGAAAGAGTAGGCAGTGCAGAATAGGACTGGTGGAGAGTAAAAGTGTCATAGACATACTGAGAACATTGCATGAATTTCACAGACCATGTTGCTTTGTTTCAAGAGATTAGACTTTTTTAGAACCGAGAAATTCtctgtttattaaattaatatatgatTTTCACTTATTTCAGATGACATTTCACTTTGGGTATGTTGAAACTATTTTATTTGACTGGTGGCATATCAGTAATGTTGGAGGCTTGATTGGTTCCATGATTGGTATCTTCATTCTTGCATTACTGTACGAAGGACTAAAGTACTGGAGGTGCGTATCATTGAAGCTGTTGTACATTGTGCATTAGTGTGTTGCTGTTTGAAAATACAGTTTGCAATAATTGTTCCATAACACTTCAAGTCTTGAGTACTACCTATATACTTATTAGCTAACTGTTCATGGTTACAGGGTATACACTGCCTTGTTCCACATACAGTATTAATAATAGAAATTGTAGATGTAACATTTGATTTGACTTAAATGTTGTTATCGGCATTGATTTATTTTCTCCGATTAGTTTTACTCGCCAATGAAGTGTTCGTTTGTCAATTATTAATATCAGATCATAGGCATTTTTGTATTAAATCTTAACTTTTTTTACTCTTGTTTTCAATTTAGTATTATTAATGTTTACTTAAATATTACAAACCatttttattttgagatttaaaacatatttgcataattataAGTGACATCTAGAGAGAAAATGTGTGTTCAAATAAGATGCAAAAGTTCATTAAAATTTTGAGAGCTTTGTCAATAAGTCCTCTAGTCATCTCCACCCAAAGGGTCAACATTCCCCACATTACCACTGCACTGTATGTCGCCACAAATCATTATCACCTGATTGTGGGGCACCACCTGTATTACCTAGCAGAtgacccccacacactccctcactcactcagcaTGATgcaaatttattgttattaattgctCCAGGCGGAGTTAATTGTTAAAAATATAATACTGTACCGTAATGGCAAGCCAGTGTCTGGCTGAGTGAGGCAGGATGGGGGTGGCCAGACTTGCCAGCTAGCATAAATTTTTGTTATATACAGTATAACAATTACATGTTACTCAGGATTCTTGTGATGCTGAAATTAAGATGGTTTTTTCCCATATTTAACTAGGATGAGATAGCATGGATAAGTTTCTTTTGGCAAAGACAGTCATGAAAAGATACGTAGCAAACATCTTGTGGTCTTGTGCTTATTATCCCCAAAATGCTCCCTGATTTGGTAACGCACATAGGATTCAGATTCGTTGCGATTGCTTGCCCCTTGGCACTATCAAACTGGGTGTTTATTATTTTCACTTTGATGAAATAAATGTGGGTGTCTTGATATTACGGAAAAATTCAATGGAGAAGCTATGAGGGAAAGAGTGTGGGTGGCTGGTACCTCCCTCTATCCCTTACCCCCTATTCTCCAGTCACCCTGCCACTCTTCCTTACTTCATAAGAATATATTTAGCTAAAAAGCATATACAGGGTTACCTCAGTTTACGAatataatccgttcctggagacggttcgtaacccgaaaatttgtaaaccgaagcctatttccccataagaaataatgggaaaggaATTAATCCATTTCTGACTCCCCAAAAACTTGACTTCaatgtaaattttatacctaattctccCAAATCTTCACTATGAaattatgttcaagttattacttacctgtaCTGATGACTAGTATCCCGATGCAAAGTTCATAAACCGATTAAAATTTTCTGAGCAAATTGGGCtcataacccgaaaagttcataaacagGGATGTTCGTAACCTGAGGTACCACCGTATGTACACATAACAATGGAATGTCATTTATGAGTCTCATGTTAATAGGCATTTTATTCCTACAAAATTTTTTATTATTTAGGATAGCATAGCACTAATGTAGCCAGACAGTTATGTATAGTGCTAATCTATTAGCCATTAGTCACCTATCCCTTGGTGACTAATATTCATCATGGCAAAGACTTGGATGATGTTTTCATCTCGACATATGAAACATGGTTAATTTTATGCATGCAGTGGTACCCTCAtttacaaatttaatccgttcccagagacggctcgtaacccgaaacgaATTATCCCATAAGAAatgatgtaaattgaattaatccgttccacactcccaaaaatattaacttcaaaatatatttcatgcataataaacacacacattttgtactaaagtatgtacaagttatagcttacctttattgatgacttgttggcatatggaagactgaggattgggggaggggggagaggaggaggagaggcattagtgtttggaaggggagtctccttccattatgtattctctggggtactctctctctctcctacgttttgcctgcataccgctaggacctggttgtggctcgctGCTTGTTTCTCGCCAAGAACCTTTCTATagacttgtttttcctctatggtcatcctcacgtgtgttttcttaggttgaaccttaccactgactttcttgggacccatggtgtggtatataataattacttttatgtttagaAACCAAACAAGcttaaaacaatgaaattctttaaaAAGAATTAAAGTGCCATTGTCACTACGTGGGAGGCACTGTTAAACTGGGGCGCGGTCGCCCGTTCCACCAGGAGCCACTTGCTCGGTCGACCCacttgtatcaacaaactcgcaatTCAAGGCAAAGCTCGTAAACCGAATCGAATTTTACAAAGAAATtgagctcgtaacccgaaaaatttGTAAATAGCGGTACAAATTAAAAATAGCACTGTACAATAAAATGGAAAACAATTATAGTAATTTTCTGGGCATTTTATACAGTTGAATAAATAATCTGTTCAAATTGTAGCCTGAATTTTTTTTTGTACTTAgtcaattaggtaaattaggcaaTGTAATTGTAATTGCTTTTTTTTTATTGCCATTTACTGTTATTGTAATCTTGAGTAAATCTTGAACCTATTTTGCAGAGAACATCTGTTCCGAAGGGCTATAGCAGCAGTGCAGTACTGTGGCAATATCCACAAAGGGAATATCACTGGAGAAAATAAAGCAACACAGTAAGTTCATTGTGTATTAATTACTTTTGTGTAAATAAAATAACATGATTCGAATCAGTTATTGGTTCTTGAATGTTCATTTGTGACTGGTTAAAGTCAGTGGCTGGTATTTTGTCTTGTTAAAAAATGTGCTTCCTAATTAAACTGTTCATTTTGCAGTATTTTATAATGGTATTGTAGTAATATAACTTGCACATTAATATCagaaaattatatacagtagtgCTATTAGTTTCCTTGAGAGAGAGATTCTACCCTTCAAAGATCTTTTGAAGTGATTCAGTGTTTTGAAGGGTTGTGTAACAAACGTAAGGACTGTCATTAGTATCCGTGTAGTACTGTAGTTGTAGATGTTTTGTGTTACACCATACAACGTTACATTCTTCTTAATGTAAACTCGCCTCGGTTTCATTTGCTTAGATATTTAAATTAATGTAGCATATATATTTTCCTTTTAACTGAGTTTGTTGATGGTTAGCACAGTGCATCCATCTCTTATATACCTGGTAATAGTGCTCTTTATTTACACACATATTCTCATTTATTTAcacaagaaataaaaaaaatttgtccACCTAAGTTATGACCAATTAAAATGAGAAATTCCTTTGATTAATTGTAAATACTCATTTAGACATAAAACTTTCAGGTGTTTAAAACATATAAATTATAGATATCTTCATATTATTGTATGTAGTAGCACAAGTTATCCGTATGTTGGAAACAGCACTCGGAAAGAAAGTGTGAAAACTTTCAGGTCTTTAAAACATATAAATTATAGATATCTTCATATTGTTGTATGTAGTAGCACAAGTTGTCTGTATGTTGGAAACAGCACTTGGAAAGAAAGTGtgattgtacagtactgtatagggtTGTTGATTAGTGCCAAGAGGAGTGGGCTGTTCAGACTCTGGTGACATTGGTAATGTTACACATTTGGTGAGGGATGTGTAATGTGTAATACATGTAAACATGTTACTGTAGAAAGTGTTGATTCACTAAGCTTTCTTCTTTTGTTTGTGTTTTGTATGTTTAATAATTTTAAATTTGTCCTTATCTTGCTGCTGTAGGTATATGGAGCAGATCATTATGCCTCCCACGTAAGTACTGTGTTTAGTTTTGGATTTTGGGTTTTATTATTTTGATTAATTTAGTATTAAGTTTTCCTGGTAAGGTATACCTCTTGATTTTGGCTTCTTTTTCCCTATTGCTTTGTTTTTGGATTATATAATGAGGATGCCACTTCACATTGATTTGAATCTTAATCACTAAAGTGCAGCTATGGAGAATCACTCATGTCTGCCCATGCACAGAAAATAAGAAAATTACAGAAAAAATATTCTCCTTATAGAATGATTAATTTGGATGCAAAATGTAGAGAAAATGGAAATAAACTAAATATCTAAAtttttacttgtttggtaagctgTAAaatgttgcaaagttttggcaagCTCAGCCAGCAGTTGTCAACGCCATACACGAGACTTACTGGTACAGTTGCATGTGGCAGGTGACTCTAGTGTTGATGTTTTACCCAATCACTTTTATACTTCATTTACTATATTATTTGTTCTGAATTACTAGATTTGTCTGAGTAATTTCCAAAAACATGGATGAAGTACATTACTAACTATAAGGATAATGTATTAGggctacaatgtgtgtgtgtgtttttggttttGCTTGTTATAAacatgcattattattattatacacatgCATTGTGCAGAAGGCACAATGAGTGCCTTCTGCAGTTTCTGTTGTTCTTAAGTTAGGTGTAAatagctgccttgtatggaccaataggccatctgcagttctgTTATTCTTTCGGTATACAGTACTTCATTACAATCATATAGTTGTGAAAACCATATGAACATAATtggtatataaataatttaattataataattttattCCATGACTATTTCAACATTGACATAGTAACATTTTAATAATCTCATTTGCATAGTAAGCAATCGCTGTATTCATATACAACTCTTGTATTTATATTAGCATCATGTATAAAAACCAAACAATAATCAGTGCATTGATGAGGACTATATTGCCCAGTGAATAAACATATTGCTATAACTGCACTTTAATTAAGGGCAAAGTGCTTTAATACTATTTAACCATAAATTAATTTTGAACTGGGCAGTGTACCCCTTTGTTGACTGTCTTGCAAACCAAGTAACTGAGTAAGTGGCAACGTCATCAAATCTGTAAACACTTTCCTAGAACCAGTAGATTTCCTAAATATTTCCTACTAAAATTGCAGTCCCATTATGATTTAAATTTAAATCCAATTTTTtaacttttcattttttcatgCCTTTATATTTCCCAGGTTAATTTTTTAAAAC
This genomic window from Procambarus clarkii isolate CNS0578487 chromosome 1, FALCON_Pclarkii_2.0, whole genome shotgun sequence contains:
- the Ctr1A gene encoding high affinity copper uptake protein 1 isoform X1, encoding MNHAHHMDHSGMDHSGMDHSGMDHSGMDHSGHDMGLTVINTTAKAVVDAVVSGINMAPSSVHVGHSSHMVHMMMNDTDDMGGMGMQMTFHFGYVETILFDWWHISNVGGLIGSMIGIFILALLYEGLKYWREHLFRRAIAAVQYCGNIHKGNITGENKATQYMEQIIMPPTVNMLSVDHGVQTLLHVLQMIISYLLMLIFMTYNVWLCLAVIFGAGVGYFLFGWRKSVVVDITEHCH
- the Ctr1A gene encoding high affinity copper uptake protein 1 isoform X2; its protein translation is MNHAHHMDHSGMDHSGMDHSGMDHSGMDHSGHDMGLTVINTTAKAVVDAVVSGINMAPSSVHVGHSSHMVHMMMNDTDDMGGMGMQMTFHFGYVETILFDWWHISNVGGLIGSMIGIFILALLYEGLKYWREHLFRRAIAAVQYCGNIHKGNITGENKATHVNMLSVDHGVQTLLHVLQMIISYLLMLIFMTYNVWLCLAVIFGAGVGYFLFGWRKSVVVDITEHCH